AGTGCAcaactttttaaagttttcaccGCAAACTTTTAATATTCAAACATAAGTGTTATAAGTGCTTTTAGTTTTCTACGtaatttatatatcatattatcatTATTCTTGTTACAGACCTTtaacattatttaaaaattatcttAAATCAACAGTCTAGACCTTTCATTAGGTAACTTTTATTAGACCAATAGTATAATAAAAGCTAGCTGCTCACAATTTCACAGGAGTTGTCATACCATGAGAGAGTCATGCAAAATCTTTTTTTGTGCTTGTATCTTTTCTTGTCTGTCATCTTTACATTCAAATCAAATCCTACAGGATATGAAAGATACAGGAGTGAATTATCACTCTGTAACTAAAGACTGTGAACTctgtcaataataatatattcttACATAAAAAAGGCATTACAGTTCAGAGACCACTATTTGAGCACATAATTTGATGAAGTCATTGGTTTATGGTGAAATAGAATGTTAGAATATATGTGTTTTAACAACTGGTGTTGACATATAAAGACTTATTTCCCCCTGCATCAGTTCCTGTTGCCATTTTGTTGTTGCTCACTATTGAGTGAGTATACACCAGCTACAAACTCGCTCAGGttcacatatacatacatgtggcACTATTCTATAGTATTAGGAGTGTAAATAAAGGATACGTATATTCACATGTATAAATTTTGATGTCTGTCTATGAAttggtctgtccagctatggctattaaaatattggaatgaaaaatcttTATTGCAAAAGATTTGACCTCAGAAGCTCCCATTGACTAAACAACTAGCTAAATCAATTGAGCTACGGAAGATCCATGAATTCATTAGTTGATATACCGGTTAGTCGTTGTGTAGgctaaaatatttatagcaGATTTGTTGCAGCGCAACGTCATCAAAGcttgctcttattagtaagtttagcaatataaaTATTAGCTTGCTCAAAATAGATACTAGCAATGTGTCAGGCTAGTGGCAGGTGAcaggcaactgcattacctgcaactgtttataggCTGGTTTTAATACCCTTACAACGCCGAAAATTACACTAGGTGAATTATAAAATGAATGACAACATGAAGTTGTAAACCGATTTTAGACATTTAAAATAAAGGTTAATATTTGCATATAATTATTCTTTTATAGCATGAGTTCCTTACATCATGAGAGAGTAAGAGTCATGAAGTAAACAAATATTGTCCTTGTAGTCTTCTTATATCATCTTTGAGTCTGATTCAAGTTTTACATGAGTTGAAGAGCTCTAGCCAGAAGTGTTCAACTGTAAATAAGAAAGATAAGGTATGTCAGTGGTCTAAACTAACAGAGAATGGTATCCAGCACATGCCATAAACCAAGAAGCCTCGCACATTAAGTGATGATGTCAGTATTTTAAGTTGAAGTCTATGATAACTCTCACTGTTTgtgtttttgtttaaaacacTGTGTTCATTTACAGCAactaaaatctagcaataaaatttccGCATTGCACTGgttttgatctcagaacctctagGTCGAAAGGGGTGGAATTGACTAACCATTTAGCTACACAGAACATAATAGATTTATTGTGAATATAGTCATTATATTGGTTGAGAAACTCATGCTTGAAGCTCTTATTTTGGTTAATAACTAGCAGTCTTCACCATTACGCGTAATGATTATTAAATTGGCCCAAAACGtggttgttttagtaaagatcttaGTGAAGGTCTATCTTACCAGGAAAGTTTCGCAAATTCATAAGGTAACTATTCTATTACTTGTGCAAAGTCGAACATTTAGCTAAAAATCTAATATAAATTTGTCAAAGTGTTTTACTAACCTAAAAGTCTTCTCTCTTTTATTTTATGCTATTACCCTTGCAGTCTAgtgagctgtgagagatcatcagtgGGCTGATGAAGCGCAGAAAATAAGTATTTAGTTGAACAAATATTCTGCACAAATAATAGCGCAGTTGAAAGTGTTGTTCAGAAGATATGATTGGCAAAAGTTCGAGTCCAGTGTTAAGCAATATTTTAACCTGACATTCAACAAAGGACGCAGATAGTCTTCATATTCATCAAGTTGTCTCAATCTGCGTTAGTCAGGTAGTCTGAGTATGCATTGGTCAAGTCGTCTCAATATGTattggtcaagtagtctcaatatgcattggtcaagtagtctcaataTGCATTGGTCATGTAGTCTCAATATCTATATTGACAATACACCTTTTGCTAAAGTATATTtctataataaattattttccaGAACTTTACCCAGGCATATTTTCAGCTATTATACTTTAGCTAACATGAagacacaactccaaattatagACAGAATACACCTCAAAAACTAACTTACAGTAATTACAAGTAGTTATTGGTCATATTTAACCAGCATTTTCtatgaaaatatttagaaaGGTGTTTATGTTTACGCAATATTGGTTTTAATCAATTAAAGTAAATTTAGCAAACAgtaatttttcaaaaactttacaaaTTAGAAAGTGGCAGTAAAATGTTACTTTACTTTATTTGTAGAGAGCAAAGGAACAAGCTGAACAGTGACTTGCCTGGTTGAGAGAGGAGCAAAGACACGTTTTGCCAATGCTGCAATCATGAAACCAACCATCTCAATCTTCCATCCTGTGAGTTCACATTTTACCAGAGTCCAGGTTCAGTTCTACACCAATTAACCTACAATCATGCGTAGCAACCTGACTGTTGATATAACACTAAAACCTTAACACTGAAAAACCTGAATAACTTAGTGATATCTTAGCTTGGATCAATGCATAATTATTTTTGGTAAAAACTTTGTGTCTCATGAAAATGaactaaatatacatgtaaatcgtTCATTGCAGAGAACTTTTAGGAAAGTTTTGAATTAAGAAATTCATGTCTTATTCAATAAAAAACTCAACCACTTAAGAACTTTATTGCTTGACGCGCACAACTTCTTGATTTTTGAAGACAAACTCTTTATATTTAAACGTAAGTGTTATAAGTGCTTTTAATTATCTACAtcatttatatatcatattatcatTATTCTTGTTACAGACCTTTAACATTATCCCACAGctaaacaagagcgaagcgattgatttgGGAGATTTGTGATAAATGCACATATGTACACTCCCGAAAGTTATTCATTAACGGCTGTCGCAAATCCTTGCAACGAAATcacatcaacaaatttaatcatttttgtgtagagtcttttaaatataataacgatacaaaacacatataaacctttataaatatgttaccaagtctttgaaaggttagtGCAAGACCCTAAAAcaaacccatctgatcggattatacataaatagacagattaatttggccttaaatcgaaatataaaatttacaagTCTACTGTACttaaaattaagactggcatatgaaacgccgataaagctGTGCGAATGAGAATACAAATATTAAGTCGCCAGTattttacgagaaaaacgtggacatttcactagtctatatAATTgttgaattgccgaaggtttgtgtaattaacatagactgaggcatagaccgatttacaggtatgaaaatgtggtacacagtttatcaacctacgttttttgtccaataactgaaggttttttaaattatctagaacattagccagatttcttcaCATCTcatctacaagctagggccgaactacaatgcccctttatgacaagaatatttctttatttcactccagtttgcagaaaacctcCAGACACAGGAAAGCTAaggcttgctttctgttacatatcgctgtcaaaaccattctacattcacaacacagACAACTTTCAAAtcgtatattacacggcagttTGCCgctttacttttaatattgcatttcagatacaataaacatatttcattatcgctgttgttagttaaattacgtacagtaggtcaACGTTGCAAACTTTTGGCTCCTACTGGTGTTGTGGCTTTGAACATCTCTAATTCGACTATTCATTCTTTCCTACACTTTGCTAAATCTACTGACACTCGGCAGCTAAATGGTCCTGCTTTGCAAATTCTTCAAGCTAAGTGTCTGCAAATTAACTACATCACAATTGACAAACTTTTGATAGTTGGCTGCCGCCTGATAAATGCAATTGATAAACGTTTGCGACAAGCCTTCTCTAAAAAATTTGACCAGTTTTTTGGTGGCTGCTCCATAATCATGTCTGGCGATTTGGGTCAACTACCGCCTGTTTTAGATGCCAGAATATTTCAGCCCAATGTCAGGAGTGCTGTTTGTTTGCATGGCCACTCAGCTTACCAAACCTTTGATACTGCATTCTTCTTAGCCCAATGTATGCGTCAAGCAAACGATCTAATCTTCCACGATCTATTACTAAGACTTTGTGATGGAAAGTCGACCGAGCAAGACTATGAACTCCTGTCGCGCCAATTTCCTGGCATTGCTGACCATAATCCTGTCTTCGATACTGCTACTCGTCTATTTCCAACATGTGAATTGGTCCACGGCTACAACTCAAACAGACTTTTACTCCTTGGCAATCCCAATGCTCAGATTAACTAAAAACACGCTGGCCGCAATGCTCACTTGGCATCTTCTAATCTTGCCTGCGGTCTTCAACGCATTGTGTTTCTACCAGTTGATTCGCGAGTTATGCTTAGAGCAAATCTTTGGGTTGAGATGGGATTAGTCAATGGTTTAATTGGTACTGTCTTGCGTATCATATACTGTGCAAACCAAGGTCCACCTGCATTACCTGCTTTCGTTGTCTGTATGTTTCCAGATTATACTGGTCCAACATTTCCTCCCAAACACCCTAACAGTTTTCCAGTTATACCAATCAAGTGTACTTGGACTGCTGGCCATGCCACTCTTAGCTGTACAGGCATTCCTGAcgatctagcatggggtttgacaatacacaagagtcaaggtcttaccatgactaaagctgtcattgatataggccaccacgaaatgaccgctggaatatcaTTTGTTGCCCTCTCGAGTTTGAAGcatcaatgacttacttgttaacaacttcgctagggtgcgcatcactcgattagctatcaatgaccaaatcttacaacgcaaaagagaggagactagactgtgcgacatttaacagatactgtatacttataacatataTTGCAATATtgacaattaaccaattactcgtatacctggtttcaatccaactttacctccaaaataaattgttagttacACTTTTttggagtcgtgctccctcaaatttattttatatcatctcaaacaagcctcatttacactatactctgtcaattcctgctgagtaCTATtgtttcaacaaccagcagtacccttttttccattatcattttggtcatgggctgtatgacaggggaatttctagtataaaaaTTACCTTAGATTAACAAAGACCAATAGTATAATAAAAGCTAGCTGCTCACAATTTCACAGGAGTTGTCATACCATGAGAGAGTCATGCAAAATCTTTTTTTGTGCTTGCATCCTTTCTTGTCTGTCATCTTTACATTCAAATCAAATCCTGCAGAATATGAAAGACACAGGAGTGAATCATCACTCTGTAACTAAAGACTGTAAACTCTGTCAATAATAATCTAATCTTACATAAAAAGACAATACAGTTCAGAGACCACTATTTTGAGCATATAAGTTTATGATTTCATTGGTTTATGGTGAAATAGAATGTTGTAATACATGTGTTTTAACTGGTGTTGACATATAAAGGTTTATCTTCTCCTGCATCAGTTTCCATCACCATTACGTTGTTGCTCATTATTGAGTGAGTATACAACAGCCACAACATATAATCTATTCTGACATAAAAAGGGCAGTCATTATAATTCATAGACAATTATTCCAAGCACATAATTTGATGATGTCATTAGTTTTTGatgaaagattttttttaacattacaatgtatttaATACTTGTTGGCGTGAAAAAACTTAACTCCCCTGTAGTAGCATTTATTGCCCCTAGCTGTTGATAGCCAAAACGATTAGCTAAAAAGTATAATCTAGCCACAAACAAGCTAAGGTGTACATATAGCACTTTGTTAAGTAGCATTATAAATCTAAAAACAGTATAGAATTATTATAATAGCTTCAGACAAATTATATTTTGGAATAATGTATAACCCATACCGATTATGTCCTGTGTGTTGATAACAGTAACAACCTGAGTGACTgataattaaatatatctatatttttactagtatacacacacatataaatTCCTACATGCATAAGTattcacatatacacatatacatacacatgcaaatatatatatgtatacatgcacatgtacttacatatatacatatgtacataaatatgcATACAATTATACAGACTCATACATACAACAAGACATACGCATACGCATGCGCATACGCATACGCATACGCATATATACTTTCATGAACACAcaaacatatacatacatatatacagacacatatacatacgcatacacatatgcatgtacatatatacatatgcatacacatatacatatacatatatcaagGCACAAACAAGCATTGTTTTACCTAAAATTATGAAGAGTATACCATCTAAAGGTTTTGCCTCTAcccaactgtataccccaactgtataccccaactgtataccccaactgtataccccaactgtATAATCCAAGTCTATACcccaactgtataccccaactgtGTACCCCAACTGCATACCCAAACTGTACACCCCAACTGCACACCCCAACTGTACACCCCAACTGTACACTCCAACTGTACACCCCAACTGAACACCCCAACTGTATACCGCAACTGTACACCCCAACTGTATACCCCGATTGTATACCCCAACGGTATACCCAAACTGTACACCCCAACGGTATACCTCAATTGTATACTCCAACTGTATACCTCAACTGTACACCCCAACTGTATACCCAAACTGCATACCCCAACTGTACACCCCAACTGTACACcccaactgtataccccaaGTGTATACCCCAACTGTATACTAGAGAGTGGTTGATAGGTAATGTGGTCGAATATTGGTCTACCAAGCTAAAAATCTCGAGTTCGAATCCCATATGATGGAATGTTTTTACCAACAGAGGACACTGTCTTTctgacagacacagctcttattatagtaaagactactgCTCTGGCAGCCCACTATGCTGTGAAAAATCGTCATGTGTGTCAAGAATTCACAGagtatactgtaaaacctctatttgaacgctatggcactctatttttctacACTTCCTCTGTGTTGCCGTTCAAACAGAAGTGGGGttaaattagaggttttacggttaGTATTTGTAAAATTAATCTGAAATGGCAGTTGTTGGTTAGTGAAAGTGAAAGTGTGCTGGTCTACTGAGATAAAAATCATGAGTTCAATGCCAGTCTAATGCAACTTTTTGTTTTTCCTTACAATTGTTGCTGCAGACAAATCAACGgattactaaaatgttgtgcttaaaaaaatattgacaaaAATTATTGCTCTAATCAACTTGTACAGAGCAAAGGAACGAGCTGAACAGTGACTCACCTGGTTGAAAGAGGAGTAAAGACACGCTTTGCCAATGCTGTAATCATGAGACCAACCATCTCAACCTTCCATCCTGTgaattcacattttaccagagTTCAGGTTCAGTTCTACACCAACCTACAATCATGCGTAACAAACTGACTGTTAATATTACACTAAAACCTAAACATTGATAAACCTGAATAACTTAGTGATATCTTAGCTTGGATCAAtgcataaatatttttagcaaaaacttGGTGTTTCATGAAAATGAATTAAATATACACGTAAATCGTTTATTGCAGAAAACTTTTTGGAACATTTAAAGTTTTGTGCTATTAAATAAACTTTTTGGAacgtttttatttaaaagttcatGTCTTATTCAATAAAAAACTCAACAATTTTAGAACTTTATTGCTCGATAGCGCACAATGTTTTTAAGTTTGTAACACAAACTTTTAATATTCAAACGTAAGTAttataaatgcttttaattttcTACATcaactatacatcatattatctTTGTTCTTGTGACAGACCTTTAAcactatataaaaattatatttgataTATCACTTATACGttatttatacattattatacatatacatactttgaatatcatttatatattatcttattatcatttattattattattatttagtttcatgccattatttttgttacagacctataaaaaagtttaaaagttatgttGGATCAACAAAGACAACTCGTCCAGTGTAAGTTAGCTAATCAAATTTTAACAGGAGTTGTCGTACCATGAAATAGTCATGCAGAAAACTTTTGCGCTTGCGTCCTTTTTTGTTTGTCATCTTCGCACTCAAATCAAATCCTACAGAATATGAAAGACACAAGAGTGAATCATCACTCTGTAACTAAAGAATGTATACTCTGTTAATCATAATCTAATCTTACATAAAAAGTGCACTCATTATAATTCATAGACCATTAATCCAAGCACATAATTTCATGATGTCATTAGtttttgatgaaaaaaaaaTCTTAGAATACGATGTATTAAAGACTTGTTGGCGTGAAAAACTTATCTCCCCTGTATTAGCTTTTATTGCCCCTATGCTGCTGGTAGCTAAAACGGTTAGCTATGAAGTATAATGTAGCCACAAACAAGCTAAGGTGTACATATAGCACTTTGCTACGTAGCATTATGAATCTTAAAACAGtatgtaactattataaaaGCTTCAGaccaattatattttataataatttataaccAATACTGATAATGCCTTGTGTGTTGATAGCAGTAACAACCTGAGGTACTGAAAATTaaacataattatttatattttcagcAGCATACAAACACATATAAAGACCTACATGCATAAATATTCACGTAaacaaatgtatatacatacacatataattacattgtat
Above is a genomic segment from Watersipora subatra chromosome 6, tzWatSuba1.1, whole genome shotgun sequence containing:
- the LOC137398124 gene encoding uncharacterized protein, coding for MGLVNGLIGTVLRIIYCANQGPPALPAFVVCMFPDYTGPTFPPKHPNSFPVIPIKCTWTAGHATLSCTGIPDDLAWGLTIHKSQGLTMTKAVIDIGHHEMTAGISFVALSSLKHQ